In Toxoplasma gondii ME49 chromosome X, whole genome shotgun sequence, a single genomic region encodes these proteins:
- a CDS encoding protein phosphatase inhibitor protein (encoded by transcript TGME49_226825) — MAARTHTGSRGSTTTTVLPTAVVHIVENPSGLLGSPTPDTTVTVSERRVSWDKAAIDNENMNKKKSKKCCIFHKRRDFGESSSDSDSDSSSDAERAHGTCGQKCDSERGINHCKHHDPSNTPAEKEPKTPSES; from the coding sequence ATGGCGGCCCGTACCCACACAGGGTCGAGGGGCAGCACGACAACCACCGTGCTGCCCACGGCTGTGGTGCATATTGTAGAGAATCCGAGCGGCTTGCTCGGGTCCCCGACTCCGGATACGACTGTGACCGTTTCGGAGCGTCGTGTCAGTTGGGATAAGGCTGCAATTGACAACGAAAACatgaacaagaagaagagtaaAAAGTGCTGCATTTTTCACAAGCGGCGAGACTTCGGGGAGTCTTCGAGTGACAGCGATAGCGACAGCTCGTCAGACGCCGAAAGAGCACACGGGACTTGTGGGCAAAAATGCGACAGCGAACGAGGAATAAACCACTGCAAGCACCACGATCCCAGTAACACACCAGCCGAGAAAGAACCTAAAACCCCGTCTGAGTCGTGA
- a CDS encoding hypothetical protein (encoded by transcript TGME49_226820) gives METMQSTERAFPKRGRPGVRQKPSRKQIKLFLCFRQHHGRGKRPAIDNRNLLFGAPSAVQYPSINWKSRPGRELKTNHKKNLHAQQCVCPEERKQRAAERDCYAYTREDVPGLAGVRRVRSEAAGEKQSPTSLEYLQQIPDPLSKMWNHVARWRKTE, from the coding sequence ATGGAGACAATGCAATCGACTGAGAGGGCGTTTCCCAAACGCGGGAGACCGGGCGTACGGCAAAAACCGAGTCGCAAACAAATCAAGCTGTTCTTATGTTTTCGTCAGCACCATGGACGGGGAAAACGTCCGGCAATTGACAATAGAAATCTTCTGTTCGGTGCCCCGTCTGCTGTGCAATACCCGTCTATTAACTGGAAAAGCAGACCAGGTCGTGAGCTCAAAACGAACCACAAGAAAAATCTACACGCTCAACAGTGTGTATGCCCtgaggaaagaaagcaaagagcAGCCGAAAGGGACTGTTACGCCTACACAAGAGAGGATGTTCCAGGACTCGCGGGAGTCCGTCGCGTTCGCTCGGAAGCAGCGggcgagaaacagagtcCAACAAGTCTCGAGTATCTGCAGCAGATTCCTGACCCTCTCTCCAAGATGTGGAATCACGTAGCGAGGTGGAGGAAAACGGAATGA